Sequence from the Pelosinus sp. IPA-1 genome:
ATGGACAAGAAGCATCCCGTTTGAAGGAAGCATTAATAGGATATGGCATTACTATAACGGAATCTGAGATCGATAAAGTACAGGATTTTACTTATCGTTTTGCTAAAAGGGAAACAATAAAGAAAACTTATCAAGCAATGGAAGGATTTTTGCATAACCTAAATACCATGCATTCTAGGGCAGGGGCACAAGTACCATTTAGCAGCATTAATTTTGGGACAGACACTACGCCGGAAGGCCGATTGGTCGTAGAACAGTTCTTATTGTCTGTAGAAGCTGGCTTAGGTAATGGAGAAACAGCCATTTTCCCAATTAGTATTTTCAAGGTAAAAGAAGGCATTAACTATAACACGGAAGATCCTAACTATGACTTATTTAAATTATCTTGTCGTGTTTCAGCCAAACGGTTATTTCCTAATTTCGTCTTTATTGATGCACCATTTAATTTGCAATACTATAAACCAGGTCGTCCTGAAACAGAAATTGCGACAATGGGATGTAGAACAAGGGTTATTGGATCCGTATTCCCTGAATCCGATGGTATTATTTTTGGGAGGGGGAATAACTCCTTTACTAGCATCAATCTTCCGAGAATAGGAATTAATCATGGTATTTGTTTAGGTGAAAGAACGGCGCCTAATATAGATGGTTTTTATCAAGAATTAGATTCTTTAATTCAACTGGTAATTCAGCAAATATTAGATCGTTATGAAATCCAAAAGAATAAAAAAGTTAAGAATTTTCCTTTCTTAATGGGACAGAAGATTTGGTTTGATTCGGATAAATTGGAATGGGAAGATACGCTAGAAGATGTAATTAAACATGGCACTCTAACTATTGGATTTATTGGCTTAGCGGAGACTCTTACCGCTCTTTATGGAAAACATCATGGAGAATCGGAGGCAGCCCAAGAAGCTGGACTTGCAATCATTGGACATATGAGAAAACGTATGGATGAGGCAGCAATAAGGTACCAACAGAATTTTTCCTTGATTGCGACACCAGCAGAAGGCTTATCAGGACGTTTTGTAAAAATTGATGCTAAAAATTATGGAATTATTCCTGGGGTAACGGATCGGGATTACTACACAAATGGATTCCATGTTCCTGTATATTATTCAATTCCAGCTGCCAGAAAAATTGAGATAGAAGCTCCTTATCATGCCATGACCAATGCAGGCCATATTACCTACATTGAATTAGATGGAGATCTAGTAAAAAATCTAGATGCTTTTGAAATGGTTGTTCGCAAGATGAAGGAATGCGGCATTGGCTATGGCTCCATTAACCATCCAGTAGATCGTGATCCGAAATGTGGTTTTACAGGTGTGATTGGCGATCAATGTCCAAAATGTGGACGAGTAGAAGGGGAAGGCGGCATGGGTTTCGAACGTATTCGCCGTATTACTGGATACTTGGTAGGTACTATGGATAAATGGAATGATGGTAAACGGGCAGAAGAAAAAGATCGGGTTAAGCATGGTGTGAGAAACGAAACTAGTAGTAATTAAATTACTAAAAATGTGTTATAACTAATCACATAGTATTTAGTAGAGGAGACTTTAACATATGATTACGTTAGTAGCTAATATGCAGGCAAAACCAGGTAAAGAAAAAGAACTAGAGGCTGCGTTACAGACCGTATTTTCTAAGGTGCAACAGGAAGAAGGCACTGTAGCATATGTGCTTCATCGTTCCAAAACCAATGCTGGACAATTTTTCTTTTATGAAAAATATCAAGATCAGCAAGCACTAGATCATCATGGTTCTACACCTTATTTAAAAGAATTATTTAGCACAATTTCCGGCTTGCTTCTTGAAAAACCAGAAATCAAATTGTATGAAGAAGTGGCTGCAATTTCTCGCTAATAATGGAGAACTTGACAATTATTAACTGAAAAAATCCTGCAAAGTAACTTACTTTGCAGGACTTTTTATTTATCCGTCGTAAAAGGCGATTATTTATAACTAATTATATTTATTGAATATTTGTAATGTCGAAAGACTAGTAAGAGAAGGCGAGATTATGAAGGAAGCAGGAAACTCGAAGTACGGGTTTTACTGGTAAAATAGAATATTGATATCTAACAATAGATTTAAAATCCATGTTTGGGATGAATAATCCTAAACATGGATTTATTTTTGTCTCAATAAGGAGCTATCTAAATGTTATTCATTTTCTTTGAATTTATTTGGTAATCTATACCTTTTGGTATAGGTAAAAAATTACAAAATGATTTATTATTTAAAAGTATAGGTTTAAATTAATCCATTTAGATGGTAAAAATAAAACTTGAAAATTAGTGTACCTGCATAAATAAAAGTTCAAAGAATAGTGCCAATAGTAATACTGTCAAAAGGAGATGCCCAATGAATGAAAAAGTTTCTCCCCTGAAAGAAGATGGCCGATATCAAATTACCGCGACTGATACTGGCGTATGCCTTAGTGTCTGGCCTCCAGGTAACAATGGGATGCCAGTAAAAAAGGCAACAATTATTCAAGATTTGACCAATCGAAATTTTATTAACTATGACAGTAATTTTATCTCCATAGTAATCAAGGAGGCCATCGGTAAGCCAATACAAATTTTTAGTTCATTGCCATCCGAAGACGGTCGGTATCAAATCACAGCAACTGATACTGGCGTTTATCTCAGTGTATGGTCACCAGTTAATATGGGATCGCCAGTTAAAAAGACTGAGATTATTCAAGATTTGATTAACCAAAAGTTTACCAATTTTGACAGTGATTTTATCTCTACGGTAATCAGAGAAGCTATTGGCAGACCGATACTAATCATGAATTCACTACCATCACAAGATGGCCGCTATCAAATTACAGCAACGGATGCTGGCGTTCATCTTAGTGTGTGGTCTCCAGTCAATACTGGATTACCAGTAAAAAAGGCTGATATTATTCAAGAATTGATGAAGCAAAAATTTACCGATTTTGATAGTGACTTCATCTCCACGGTGATCAAGGAGGCTATTGGTCAACCAGTACTAATAGTCAATGCACTGGCGTCGATTCAGATGGAGCCCAATATTCGTGTAAGGGTGCGGCGGGATCGTCTGGAAGCTAGGATTGATCTTACCATACCAGAAGATGTTTCTAATGTTACAATGTCGCAACTTATAGACAAATTGAAATCGGCTGGTGTTGTTTACGGTATTGACGTATCCGCTCTTGAATCACTCACCCAATTACGTGCAGGGAGTGATATTGTTGTTGCACGTGGTAAGACGTCTTGTAATGGGAATGATGCGTTTCTGCATTATCATGTCGATAGTGATAGTCAAGGACGTCCAGTAGAAATGGATGACGGGCGCGTTGACTTTAAGGAAAATAATAGTTTTCTCTGTGTAGAGGAAGGACAGCTATTAGTAGAGAAAATTCCCGCTACACCTGGTACTTCGGGAATAGACGTCTTTGGCCTACCAATTTTAGCGAAACCGGGGAAAGACATACTAATGCCTGTAGGAAAAAATGTAGTTAATGTTGATGATTGGCGCCTTTATGCCGCAATTGATGGTCATTTGCATATATTTCTCGATAAGCGTATCAATGTCATAGAAGTCATTGTAATTGATGGGGATGTTGATTATTCCAGTGGGAATATTGAATTCAGGGGGAGTGTTATTGTCCGTGGTTCAGTTCAACCTGAATTTTCAGTAAAAGCAGGCGGTAATGTTGAAATATGCGGCAGCATTTGTGGTGGTATTGTAGAAGCTAATAACATCATTATCCACAGGGGCATTCAGGGAATGAATCGTAGCGTAATTAAAGCACGGGAGCGCCTAAGGACGAATTTTATAGAAAATGCTACTGTTTATGCTGATCAGGAAGTTCATGTTAGCGATGTAATTTTAAATAGTTCAGTTTTTGCAGGTGTCAAAGTTATTGTAGAAGGGCAGCGCGGTCTTGTTCGTGGCGGACGGATATCAGCCGGTGAAGAAATTCGCGCTCTCACCATCGGCAATCAGGCCAATGTTGCTACTGATATTGAAGTCTCCGTCAATCCGTATCTTAAGGATGAACTATTTAAGATTCGTCTTGAAAGTAAAAAGGCAATGGCTCTATATGAAGAATTAAAAAAATCACTGTCCTACATTCTAAGCCAAGGTGTTGAAAATCTTTCGGCTGAAAAAAGAGATCGATATGCAAAAAAAGAAGCGGAATGCAATACTATGAGGGTTAGTTTAGACGAGATGCGGCAACGCATAGCTCATATTGAAGACCTTCTCAAATCTCTTAAACCAGGCAAGATACATGTGAACGGTGTCATTTACCCCGGCGTCAAATTATTTATGGGACCCTTAACAAAACCCCTCAATGATCCTCTCAAATATGTCTCTCTATATGTGCATGATGGGGAAATTAAGTTTACATCATTACGGTAATTAGTAACTATAAAGACTAGCAGGTTTTATTATCTGCTAGTCTTTATAGTTACTAATGAGGAACTTAAGAGAAAAGGTCTGGATGTAAAACAGCATCGTTGAGTAACTCGCAAAGTAATTTGAGCGCTTTTGGTAAATCTACGTCTGTAAGGTTAGTCCAACAAATTCGCAGATGATTGGTCTCAGGTTCTCCAGGATAGAAAATTGAACCGGGAAGGAAATGTACGCCGCGACGGTGGGCTTCAGGAATTAAGAAATCGGTGTGAATCCCCTTTGGCATTGACAGCCATAAGTGGAGACCAGCAGTTTGTTTAGGACGAATAATACGAGGATCCAGAAGGCTGTCTAGTGTTTGGAGAACAGTTTTACGACGGCTGTCAAGAACGGTATTCATTTTGCGAATGGAAGAGAAAAGCTGGGGATTACGAAAAAACGGTACAAGAGACTTTTGCAGCCAAAGAGGAGATCCTAGGTCAGCAATGGATTTGGCTGCAAGCAGTCGATTATAGATACTGCCATCTGCAGCAAGTAATCCAAGTCGCATGCCAGGAAAGAGAAATTTGCTAAAACCTTTAAGATAAACTACCCGTCCGTCTGTATCTAACATCTTTAACGGTGGCGGTAAAATAGAGCATTTTATTTTATCCATTTCTAGTTCACGATGTGGTTCGTCTTCCAAGATGAGGACATTATGCTGCCTTGCAAAATTCAGTAAATCTTGTCGCCGTGATAAAGACATAATGGCACCAGTAGGGTTTTGCCCAGTGGGAACAGTGTAAATAGCTTTAAAACGAGTATAGGGTACCAAATCTTCTAGTATATCAACTCGTATTCCATTGCTATCAACAGGGATGGGGTGCAGGTTGACATGAGACAAGCGAAAAGCATCAATGGCTCCAGAAAAGCACGGAGTCTCCACTCCTATAATGTCACCAGGTCCAAGAAAGGTGCGTGCAAATAGGTCAATTCCCTGCTGTGTACCACTTGTAACGATTAATTGGTGGGGGGTTAAATCAATTGATATCACTTTTAAATAGTCTATTAAAGCAAGTATGAAGTCACTATCCCCTTGGAAATTAGCGTATTTCCCTAGGGAGCTGGGAGAGTTGTCGAGTGTTTGACGGATAGAGGTTTGAACTAAGTGCATAGGCAGTAACGAATGATGTACCGAAGCAGATGCCAAATCTAATATATTGGATGGTAAGCGTACCGTACTTTGACTCCAAAAACTAGCTCGCGGCAGATAGTCAGGCACAGAAAGCTGCCAATCAAAAGTAGCGGAGGGATTATTCGTATCTAAAGTATCATCTTTCGCACTGCGCACAAAGGTACCTTTACCCCGAATGCTTTCTGTTAAGTTGCTATGATCAAGCATTTTGTAAACTTGGTGTGCAGTTACTAAGCTAACATTTAGATCTTTAGCTAATTCTCGCACCGAAGGTAGTTTAAAATCCGGTGCAATTAAACCAGAACGGATACGCTGAGATATTTCCAAATAAATTTGTTGACGAATCGAAACGTTACTTTGGCGGTTAATAGAAATTTTCATAGGTCCTCCAACTGTTATACCTGTTCCTTGACTGTTATAGTAAATAAATGGTTTTATAAGAATAATATACACGAATGTTATATAACAGAAAAGAGGGAGAGCTTATGTATATAGTATATGGTTTGATGTGTTTAATTTTTGGTACCACGTTTCTCGCGATTAAGGTTGGTATAGAAGCTGGAGTGTCACCTTTTCTCTTTGCCGGTACCAGGTTTTTTATCGCGGGCGTTATCGTATTGGTTGCTGTTAAATTATTGTATGGCAAAATTAGCTTACGAGGCGAAGAGTATAGAGATGTTTTACTAGTTGGTATCTTTATGACTGGGATCATGTTTGGCTGTTTATACTGGGGTGAACAGTATATCTCGTCAAGTATTGCAGCACTATTAGCTGCAACCACGCCGATTATGATAGGTATTGTAGAATGGTTTCAGGGCTCGCGAGAAAGTGTTTGGATTAAAGGCTGTGGTTTATTTATTTCCTTTATTGGGGTAGGCGTTGCAGTATTTCCTGCCTTAGGGATCGATGTGACGAAAGAAGCTTTATTAGCTGTAGCGGGGATACTTGCCGCTGAAGTTGGCTGCGTTTTTGGCACAATGAAATCAAAAAAAATCTTAGCTGCTGGTTTAAGTCCCGCCCTACTCAATGGCTGGCAAATGCTAGTTGGAGGAAGTCTGCTTATCATGCTATCCTTAGCTACAGAACGAACTGAAGTAACTATCAACTATGATATATTCTTTTCATGGGCTTATCTTGTTGTATTTGGTTCACTTGTTGGTCATGGATCTTATTACTGGTTAGTAAATCGTGCAGGACCATTATTACCATCAACATGGACCTATATTTCACCAGTGATTGCCCAATTTGTTGGTTACTATGTTCTGTCAGAATATTTATCAATTTACTCATTCATCGGGGTTAGTTTGGTACTTTGGGGTATATTTTTAGTTAGTCGGGCTGGGATATTGGAAGTTTGGTTAAAAAAAAGATTACAAAGTGTAGTTGCTTCTTAAACAATTACCTTTTCATTAAAAAGATTGAGCCAACGTATGTATATCTCGCTTGACAAGACTCCTACTATGTTTCAGGACAGGTGCTCCATGTTAATGGCGGAACGATTACAGAGTCTTAAACGGTTCTAGGATAATCTGAATAACTATGCCTATTATTAAAGGACACTTTGATCATTAATTGATTAAGGTGGCCTTTTGTATTTGAAGCATAATATAGCAGGTAAGTGTGTCTAATATAATAGACATTGCTGTCTATTTATAGTACGCCATAGGACAAAAAAGTTAGAAATAAATAATAGATGTAGCACAATAATTGAGTTTAAGGGGATTTTTAAAAGATCTAATTATTGGCACATAACTTGCATTACTTATAGGTAAGATCAACGGTTATATAGTTAAGGGAGATCAAGGAGGTCAAAGTAATGATACACGAGGTAGTAATCGTTGGTGCTGCAAGAACTCCAATTGGTAATTTCCTTGGAGTGTTAAAAGACGTAAGTCCTATTGATCTTGGAGTAACAGCTGTAAACGGAGCATTAGCTAGAGCCAATTTAAAACCTGATCAGGTTGAAGAACTTGTTTGTGGCATGATTTACAAAGGTGGAGCAAAAGGGAACCCTGGCCGCCAGATACAGTTAAAATGCAAAATGCCTATTGAGGGGTACGCATATACGGTTGATCAGCAGTGTGGTTCCGGTATGAAAGCATTCGAAGCCGCGGCACAGTCGATCATGCTTGGAAAAGCGCAAATTGCGGTAGCTGTTGGTGCAGAAAGTATGTCTCAGGCTCCTTATATTCTAAAAGGTGCTCGTGAAGGTTATCGTATGGGTCATAGTGGGATTCATGATTCTATGCTGCATGACGGTTTAATTTGTGCAATACAGGGTTATCATATGGGCGTTACAGCAGAAAACTTGGCTGAGCAGTACAATATATCTCGTTTGGAACAAGACGAATTAGCATTGCTGAGTCATCAGCGAGCAATTGCTGCACAACGTAGTGGAGTCTTTCGAGAGGAAATTGTTCCTGTAACTATTGAAACAAGACGAGGAGCAGTAGTAGTCGATTCAGATGAGCACCCGAGAGATGATTTTACAGTTGAAAAGCTAGCTGGTATGAAACCTGCATTTAAGAAAAATGGAACCGTAACATCAGGCAATTCATCAAGTGTTAATGATGGCGCAGCCGCATTAGTATTAATGTCTGCCGAGAAAGCCCGTGAACTTTCGATCAAGCCCCTTGCTCGTGTAGTTGCTAGTGCAAATATGGGAGTACATCCAGAGGTTATGGGTATAGGACCAGCGTTTGCTATTCCTAAAGTACTGAAGGATGCAAACTTGACAAAGGATCAAATTAGTTATTATGAAATTAATGAGGCATTTGCAGCCCAATTTATAGCAGTAAATAGAGAATTAAATTTGGATCTTAGAAATGTTAATCGTAACGGCTCTGGAATTGGGCTGGGGCACCCAGTTGGGTGTACTGCTGCCAGAATAATTGTGTCACTTTTATACGAATTAAAACGTTCTGGTGAGCGTTATGGTGTTGCTTCATTATGTGTTGGTGGGGGACCAGCTATTGCTACTGTAATCGAGGCAATTTAAAAGCGATGTTATAGGCAAAGGTTTATAATATAAAAAGAGTATTGAAGGGAGTTTTTTAAAATGAGAGGTTTGAAGGATAAAGTAGTAATCATTACTGGTTCTGCTAATGGGATTGGCAAGTGTACTGCCCTTAGATTTGCTGAGGAAGGTGCGAAAATAGTTGTTGCTGATTTTGCTGATGGATCAGGTACTGTAGCTGAACTAGAAGCAAAAGGAACTGCTGCGTTTTATGTTCAAGTTGATGTAGCGAACCCAGAGAGTGTTAAAAATATGATGGACAAAACGATTGAGGTTTTTGGTAAAGTAGATGTGTTGATTAACAACGCGGGAATTACAAAAGATGCTATGATGAAAAAAATGACAAAAGATGCTTGGGATGCAGTCATTTCTGTAAATCTTACTGGCGTGTTTAATTGTACTTCCGCAGTATTACCATATATGCTAGAACAAAAGTCAGGTGTTGTTTTAACATCGTCTTCCGTTGTAGGTATCTATGGAAACATGGGACAAACCAATTATGCAGCGACAAAATGGGGCGTAATCGGTATGACTAAATCATGGGCAAAAGAAATGGCGAAATCTGGACTACGTTTCAATTGCGTGGCTCCTGGTTTTATCGGTACAGACATGGTGAAAAAAATTCCTGAGCAAGTATTGCAAGATAGAATTCTTGTTAAAGTTCCTGCAGGACGATTAGGCGAACCTGAAGAAATAGCAGCAGCTTTTGCATTCCTTGCTTCAGATGATGCTAAATATATTAACGGAACAGTATTAAGTGTAGATGGTGCTTGCACTCTATAAGTTGATCCCCAAATTATATTTAGAGAACGTGATATAATAGTTCTCAACAAGTAAAAGAGAGCCTTCTTGAGTAATCAAGAAGGCTTTTTCAGCATCTAACTGTTGGTAGAGCAAATAAGACTCCAACTAAATACCTGTTTTTGCGTAGTTTCATCCTTGGTAAAGAGGACATGAATTGCCTCTAATGAAAAGCCTAAAGTCTATTTTTAAAAAGTTCGTCCCACAAATTAAAACGTAAATTGGAAAATCCTATTGATTCAATCAATATATTCAATTTCCCTTTTGTCCAGGGAACAGGTATTGTTAAAGAGGAGGAAAAATCGAAAAGTGAGAGTTTATTTAATTGTCAGGCATATAATAATGTCCTACAATATAAAAAGAGTAAAATTGTGGGATGTGTTAACTAAATGGATTTACGATTACTACAAACCTTTCTTTTGGTTGCAAAGATAGGCAATGTGACTCAAGCTGCAGAAGAACTAAATTTTAGTCAACCTACAGTAACGACCCAAATCAGAACAATGGAAGAACACTTTGGGGTCTTACTATTTGAGAGGGTAGGAAAAAAGTTATATATAACAGAAGCGGGTCAACGTTTGATTGGTTATGCAGAGAAACTATTGTTAATACATGGAGAAGCACAAGCTGTCTTACAAGAATTCTCATATGATAAAACGATTAAAATAGGTCTTGGCACCGCAGTTGCAGCGCATACGCTTTCGCCTATTCTACGGGAGTTTCAAGAGAAGGTTTCTAATGTATCGGTAAATATTGAGCATTGTTTTAGTCTGCCGATTGCAGTTAAAGGTATATTAGATAACAGTTTTGATTTTGCACTTGTGCACGACGAAATCTCAAATAATAGGATTTTGCAATTTAACGTTGTGGCGCAAAGACTAGTATGGATCGCGCACCCTTTCCTTATCGAGAAGTATGGCAATAACTTTTGGCAGCACCCTTTCATTGCACTGAAGCAAGGGAGTGTTTATCGAGCAAAATATGATAGGGTATTACGGGAAAAGGAAATAAGTCCAATGTTGGAATACAGTGATTCTGAAGCAATTAGGCAGGCTGTATTAAATGGATTGGGAGTTGGTGTATTGCCAGAAGTATTGGTTAGGCAAAATTTAGATGACGGAACACTTGTTGAGTTTAATAATGCACCTAAGTTTGAAATTATATTTTCTGTGATATTCCATAGAGAAAAAACATTTACTATTGCAACCCGTACTTTATTAGCAATGATTGCTGAAAATGCAAATATTCATAGCGAATTATCAGGATATTTACAATCGACGTAGGTGATATCATTTGTGGGGGAGATCAAATGGAAAAATTTTATGATAACGAACAAATTAGGATACGTAAGAAAGCCTTGTTAACTGGAAGTTTAGCACATTTTATACATGATGGATTTACGGATATGCTATATATTTTTTTCCCGATTTGGCAAGCTCAATTTTCATTAAATTTTACTGAAATTGGTTTTTTAAAAACACTTTTTTCGGGTACTATGGCATGTTTTCAGGTGCCATCTACTAATCTTGCTAATCGAGTTGGTGAAATTAGATTATTGTTACTTGGAACTATCCTTACAAGTGTTTCTGTTTGGCTGCTTGGGTGGTCTGCAACCCCAATTTTTCTAGGTTGCTTACTCGTAGTCGGAGGATTAGGTTCTAGCGTACAGCATCCTTTATCATCTTCTATAATCTCCAATGCTTACACAGATAGCGATGCACGGAGAGTTGCGCTGAGTACTTTTAATGTAACTGGAGACATGGGAAAACTAGTTTTGCCAAGTGTAGCTGCTTTCTTAATTAGTCAATATAATTGGC
This genomic interval carries:
- a CDS encoding LysR family transcriptional regulator, with the translated sequence MDLRLLQTFLLVAKIGNVTQAAEELNFSQPTVTTQIRTMEEHFGVLLFERVGKKLYITEAGQRLIGYAEKLLLIHGEAQAVLQEFSYDKTIKIGLGTAVAAHTLSPILREFQEKVSNVSVNIEHCFSLPIAVKGILDNSFDFALVHDEISNNRILQFNVVAQRLVWIAHPFLIEKYGNNFWQHPFIALKQGSVYRAKYDRVLREKEISPMLEYSDSEAIRQAVLNGLGVGVLPEVLVRQNLDDGTLVEFNNAPKFEIIFSVIFHREKTFTIATRTLLAMIAENANIHSELSGYLQST
- a CDS encoding anaerobic ribonucleoside triphosphate reductase: MSNFQVVKRDGREVEFNPGKIYAAIQKAYKENFDGVVKKEKLQLLTDKVLTNIETRKIHSLSVEEIQDLVEDVLLQSEEVAVAKKYIAYRAKRTQVREANMRLMMDYKDITFKDAEQVDGKRENANVDGNTAMGTMLQYGATGSKQFAIHHILKPEHAKFHQAGYIHIHDMDFEAIGTLTCCQIDIKKLFRDGFSTGHGHLREPQDIMSYAALAAIAIQSDQNDQHGGQSIPNFDYGLAAGVAKTFIKLYAENMKKVLIIDFPNLEEDTIDQILLKTVHQYSGEEGDYPRIGETEYQAYHGQEASRLKEALIGYGITITESEIDKVQDFTYRFAKRETIKKTYQAMEGFLHNLNTMHSRAGAQVPFSSINFGTDTTPEGRLVVEQFLLSVEAGLGNGETAIFPISIFKVKEGINYNTEDPNYDLFKLSCRVSAKRLFPNFVFIDAPFNLQYYKPGRPETEIATMGCRTRVIGSVFPESDGIIFGRGNNSFTSINLPRIGINHGICLGERTAPNIDGFYQELDSLIQLVIQQILDRYEIQKNKKVKNFPFLMGQKIWFDSDKLEWEDTLEDVIKHGTLTIGFIGLAETLTALYGKHHGESEAAQEAGLAIIGHMRKRMDEAAIRYQQNFSLIATPAEGLSGRFVKIDAKNYGIIPGVTDRDYYTNGFHVPVYYSIPAARKIEIEAPYHAMTNAGHITYIELDGDLVKNLDAFEMVVRKMKECGIGYGSINHPVDRDPKCGFTGVIGDQCPKCGRVEGEGGMGFERIRRITGYLVGTMDKWNDGKRAEEKDRVKHGVRNETSSN
- a CDS encoding thiolase family protein, with product MIHEVVIVGAARTPIGNFLGVLKDVSPIDLGVTAVNGALARANLKPDQVEELVCGMIYKGGAKGNPGRQIQLKCKMPIEGYAYTVDQQCGSGMKAFEAAAQSIMLGKAQIAVAVGAESMSQAPYILKGAREGYRMGHSGIHDSMLHDGLICAIQGYHMGVTAENLAEQYNISRLEQDELALLSHQRAIAAQRSGVFREEIVPVTIETRRGAVVVDSDEHPRDDFTVEKLAGMKPAFKKNGTVTSGNSSSVNDGAAALVLMSAEKARELSIKPLARVVASANMGVHPEVMGIGPAFAIPKVLKDANLTKDQISYYEINEAFAAQFIAVNRELNLDLRNVNRNGSGIGLGHPVGCTAARIIVSLLYELKRSGERYGVASLCVGGGPAIATVIEAI
- a CDS encoding EamA family transporter gives rise to the protein MYIVYGLMCLIFGTTFLAIKVGIEAGVSPFLFAGTRFFIAGVIVLVAVKLLYGKISLRGEEYRDVLLVGIFMTGIMFGCLYWGEQYISSSIAALLAATTPIMIGIVEWFQGSRESVWIKGCGLFISFIGVGVAVFPALGIDVTKEALLAVAGILAAEVGCVFGTMKSKKILAAGLSPALLNGWQMLVGGSLLIMLSLATERTEVTINYDIFFSWAYLVVFGSLVGHGSYYWLVNRAGPLLPSTWTYISPVIAQFVGYYVLSEYLSIYSFIGVSLVLWGIFLVSRAGILEVWLKKRLQSVVAS
- a CDS encoding PLP-dependent aminotransferase family protein, which gives rise to MKISINRQSNVSIRQQIYLEISQRIRSGLIAPDFKLPSVRELAKDLNVSLVTAHQVYKMLDHSNLTESIRGKGTFVRSAKDDTLDTNNPSATFDWQLSVPDYLPRASFWSQSTVRLPSNILDLASASVHHSLLPMHLVQTSIRQTLDNSPSSLGKYANFQGDSDFILALIDYLKVISIDLTPHQLIVTSGTQQGIDLFARTFLGPGDIIGVETPCFSGAIDAFRLSHVNLHPIPVDSNGIRVDILEDLVPYTRFKAIYTVPTGQNPTGAIMSLSRRQDLLNFARQHNVLILEDEPHRELEMDKIKCSILPPPLKMLDTDGRVVYLKGFSKFLFPGMRLGLLAADGSIYNRLLAAKSIADLGSPLWLQKSLVPFFRNPQLFSSIRKMNTVLDSRRKTVLQTLDSLLDPRIIRPKQTAGLHLWLSMPKGIHTDFLIPEAHRRGVHFLPGSIFYPGEPETNHLRICWTNLTDVDLPKALKLLCELLNDAVLHPDLFS
- a CDS encoding FapA family protein, whose amino-acid sequence is MNEKVSPLKEDGRYQITATDTGVCLSVWPPGNNGMPVKKATIIQDLTNRNFINYDSNFISIVIKEAIGKPIQIFSSLPSEDGRYQITATDTGVYLSVWSPVNMGSPVKKTEIIQDLINQKFTNFDSDFISTVIREAIGRPILIMNSLPSQDGRYQITATDAGVHLSVWSPVNTGLPVKKADIIQELMKQKFTDFDSDFISTVIKEAIGQPVLIVNALASIQMEPNIRVRVRRDRLEARIDLTIPEDVSNVTMSQLIDKLKSAGVVYGIDVSALESLTQLRAGSDIVVARGKTSCNGNDAFLHYHVDSDSQGRPVEMDDGRVDFKENNSFLCVEEGQLLVEKIPATPGTSGIDVFGLPILAKPGKDILMPVGKNVVNVDDWRLYAAIDGHLHIFLDKRINVIEVIVIDGDVDYSSGNIEFRGSVIVRGSVQPEFSVKAGGNVEICGSICGGIVEANNIIIHRGIQGMNRSVIKARERLRTNFIENATVYADQEVHVSDVILNSSVFAGVKVIVEGQRGLVRGGRISAGEEIRALTIGNQANVATDIEVSVNPYLKDELFKIRLESKKAMALYEELKKSLSYILSQGVENLSAEKRDRYAKKEAECNTMRVSLDEMRQRIAHIEDLLKSLKPGKIHVNGVIYPGVKLFMGPLTKPLNDPLKYVSLYVHDGEIKFTSLR
- a CDS encoding beta-ketoacyl-ACP reductase; this encodes MRGLKDKVVIITGSANGIGKCTALRFAEEGAKIVVADFADGSGTVAELEAKGTAAFYVQVDVANPESVKNMMDKTIEVFGKVDVLINNAGITKDAMMKKMTKDAWDAVISVNLTGVFNCTSAVLPYMLEQKSGVVLTSSSVVGIYGNMGQTNYAATKWGVIGMTKSWAKEMAKSGLRFNCVAPGFIGTDMVKKIPEQVLQDRILVKVPAGRLGEPEEIAAAFAFLASDDAKYINGTVLSVDGACTL
- a CDS encoding putative quinol monooxygenase; translation: MITLVANMQAKPGKEKELEAALQTVFSKVQQEEGTVAYVLHRSKTNAGQFFFYEKYQDQQALDHHGSTPYLKELFSTISGLLLEKPEIKLYEEVAAISR